The genomic DNA CAACGGGCCCTACTTGGTGCCGCTGACGGTGCGGGCGATGGCCGAGGTTCGTGGTGAGCCACTCGACGAGCTCATCGCGACGATCTGGGATAACTCCGAACGCGCATTCGGCCCACTGTGACCGGCAGGCCCCGATGAGTGGTGACGGTTTGCTCGGGCCCGCGCAGATCAGGTCGCTGGCCGCTGAGTTGGACTTGGTACCGAGCAAACGACACGGCCAGAACTTCGTCATTGACCCGAACACCGTGCGCCGTATTGTCCGGCTGGCCGAACTCTCGCCTGGCGACGGGACGCTGGAAGTGGGCCCGGGATTGGGCTCGCTGACCCTGGGTTTGCTTGGCGCGTGTGCCAGCGTCACCGCGATTGAGATCGAACCCAGCCTCGCTGCGCGACTGCCGCGCACAGTCGCCGAACAGCTGCCTGCGGCCGTCGGGCGGCTGACGGTGGTGGCCGACGATGCGTTGCGGGTCCCGATGCCCCTGCCAGGCCCCGAGCCGACTGCACTCGTCGCGAACCTTCCCTACAACGTGTCGGTACCGGTCCTGCTCCGGTTGCTCGCGGATGTTCCTTCGATCGGCCACGGGCTCGTCATGGTCCAGTCCGAGGTCGCCGACCGCCTCGTTGCCAGGGAAGGATCGCGGGTTTACGGCGTCCCGAGCGTCAAGATGCAGTGGTTCGGCGAAGTCAGCCGGGCTGGTTCGGTAGGGCCGAAGGTCTTCTGGCCGGAGCCGCGAGTGGAATCCGGGTTGGTCCGCTTCGTCCGCCACGATCCGCCGGCCAGCGAGGTCGGACGAGCCGAAGTGTTCGCGTGTATCGATGCGGCGTTTTCACAGCGTCGCAAGGCACTGCGGTCGGCCCTTGCGGATTGGGCTGGCGGGCGCATGCAGTCCGACGCGATCCTGGCCCATGCCGCCGTCGATCCAGGGTTACGTGGCGAAGCTCTCACCCTTGCGGCATTTGTCAGGATCGCCGACTCGCGCGCGGCCCTGCAGCCCACATAGCATCGGGATATGCCTCCCGTAGTCCGATCCGTGACAGTGCGGGTCCCGGCCAAGGTCAACCTGCAATTGGCGGTGGGACCGCGCCGAGTGGACGGCTATCACGATGTAGCAACCGTCTTCCATGCGGTTGGGATTTTTGACGAGGTGACGGCCTCGGACGGCATTCCCGGCTCGGGGATCACGCTCTCAATGATCGGTGAGGGAGTGGAAGCTATCCCACTCGGTGAGGAGAACCTCGCCTGGCAAGCGGCGAAGGCACTGGCCGAATACGCCGACGTTGCCCTCGATGTGGTGCTGAAGGTGGAGAAGAACATCCCGATTGCCGGTGGAATGGCGGGTGGGTCGGCCGATGCTGCGGCGACCCTGGTTGCTTGTGATGCCCTCTGGCGATCTGGTCTGGGGCGCGAGGAACTCGATGTGCTCGCGGCACGCCTCGGTGCCGACGTCACCTTTGCCCTGCACGGCGGAACGGCTATTGGAACGGGCCGCGGTGAACTGCTGACGCCAGCGTTGATCAGCGGTCAGTACAACTGGGTCTTTGCCATCGCCAATGAGGGCATGTCGACTGCGGCCGTCTACGCCCAATGTGATCGGTTGCGGGAGGGCCGCGACCTGACCGAACCGGTCGTCTCCGAGGCCCTGATGACAGCCCTTCGGCGAGGCGACGCTGATGCGGTTGGCCGGTGCTTGTCCAACGACCTGCAGTCGGCGGCGATCTCGCTGCGACCGGAACTTGAGTTGATCCTGGAAACGGGGCGGTCGTACGGCGCGTTGGGCGCGATCGTTTCCGGCAGTGGCCCTACGTGCGCATTCCTTGCCCGCGACGACGAGCAAGCACTCGACGTCGCGGTGGCACTGAGTGCCTCGGGCTTGTGCTCGT from Candidatus Nanopelagicales bacterium includes the following:
- the rsmA gene encoding 16S rRNA (adenine(1518)-N(6)/adenine(1519)-N(6))-dimethyltransferase RsmA — encoded protein: MSGDGLLGPAQIRSLAAELDLVPSKRHGQNFVIDPNTVRRIVRLAELSPGDGTLEVGPGLGSLTLGLLGACASVTAIEIEPSLAARLPRTVAEQLPAAVGRLTVVADDALRVPMPLPGPEPTALVANLPYNVSVPVLLRLLADVPSIGHGLVMVQSEVADRLVAREGSRVYGVPSVKMQWFGEVSRAGSVGPKVFWPEPRVESGLVRFVRHDPPASEVGRAEVFACIDAAFSQRRKALRSALADWAGGRMQSDAILAHAAVDPGLRGEALTLAAFVRIADSRAALQPT
- a CDS encoding 4-(cytidine 5'-diphospho)-2-C-methyl-D-erythritol kinase yields the protein MPPVVRSVTVRVPAKVNLQLAVGPRRVDGYHDVATVFHAVGIFDEVTASDGIPGSGITLSMIGEGVEAIPLGEENLAWQAAKALAEYADVALDVVLKVEKNIPIAGGMAGGSADAAATLVACDALWRSGLGREELDVLAARLGADVTFALHGGTAIGTGRGELLTPALISGQYNWVFAIANEGMSTAAVYAQCDRLREGRDLTEPVVSEALMTALRRGDADAVGRCLSNDLQSAAISLRPELELILETGRSYGALGAIVSGSGPTCAFLARDDEQALDVAVALSASGLCSSVQRAHGPVHGARIVESVSTGTLLRGV